In Dunckerocampus dactyliophorus isolate RoL2022-P2 chromosome 21, RoL_Ddac_1.1, whole genome shotgun sequence, the sequence TCTGGTAAAAGCTTGAGTGGAACATCTGCTGAGTCTCCTAAGTAACTTTTTATTGTGAAACCCAAAGGCGAAcacgcacacgtacacacacacacacacacgcaaaaagGTGAACTTTAGTCCACAAAGCCGCGTTTATCAAAGTGAACTTTTGACTGAAGCAGGCATCTGTGTCTCTCTGGCTCGGAGGTGGAACGtcactttccaaatatttatttcctCCCGTCCCCGACAGGCTGATGGAAGGTTTCCTCACTGCCACTTCGCCTGGGAGATGAAGAGAGCCAGCGACGAGTGTCATGCTCGCCTGCAGCAGCTCACAGCGCCCCCCTCAGGTGCACCTTCACCTTGACATCACCTGTTGTTCACACTAAgaacacataataaagattataacaataatagtaTTAATAGAGGTTGTAATGCTGCAGGATGTCTTGGCGAGTGGGACAATGTTTCGTGTTGGGACAGCGCGGCGGTGGGCGAAGTGGTGACCCTCCCCTGCCCGACCCCTCTCCTACACTTGTTTGGAAAGAACGGTGAGTCAGAACCTCCACAAATCTCAAGGAGCTAGCGGTtagctagctgtttttctgtcGAGCAGCTCGTCCCCAAGTGTTAGTTTCCTGACTGCCTATTAAACTGTCATCAAAAGTTGGCTTATTAagtttaaaggtcccctattgtgcaaaagtgactttttaaaaatgttctaacAGGTATATGCGTCTCTAGAGGCTGTGTATGAGcagcaaacatgagaaaaattcGTGTctttcacttgtttgctccaattTTGAAAAAAGAGGAGCACAGATGCTAAGCTAAATGCCCCAAGCTAAATGATCCCACCACGTGTGGGCGTGCAGCCTTCGCTACATATGTTAAAATTCTAAGCTCGaccaactatccatcagtcagctatacagcattttgtttttcttcagcaaataggctatcttagcatgacgttgctgttaaaatgtgagtggaatgttagcactttagcatcccATAGTTATGCTCGTCTTACTAATGTTTGTATCCTCCtgccccactccttaatgttagaTTTTGGGCCACCCACtttcaatacactattgtggttTAAAAACTGGTTAAAAGTACTATAATATGGTTGGCCACAGCTAGCTTGAGGCTGCTTTGCTTCACGAGCTATCACGCAGCGGCCAGGGCATAAATCAAGCTCTGTTTACAAAACGGCGTTTTTGCGAGCACGCTCTGCCAACGGCGAGACTTCCGATAAGGCACGGGCGGGGCCCGAGATGTAAATATTAGCAGAAGAAGGCTGGCGTTTGTGTCTGTTAGCTAGCTAGATGCTAGTGCGCTAACCTCAAACGCTGGCAGGTGGAAgcaaagattcaagattcaagagttttattgtcatgtgcatggtaaaacagcagttataccatgcaatgaaaatcttattctgttcattctcccaagaaaagaaaggaaacacaagaaagaataagaacatagaaacataaacacataaacatatataccaataaattaagcaacaacaacagaagagacattaatacaagcaaataatacaaataaataaataaataaataaagtgctatgagtgtgtgcgtgtgttgcgtgcggcgtgtgcgagtgcttcgttgagaagcctgatggcctgtgggtaaaagctgtttgccagccttgtggtcctggacttcaaactcctgtagcgtctgcctgacggtaggagtgtgaataatgagtgttgtggatgtgtgctgtccttgatgaggttgtgtgttcttcgtaggactctagttttataaatgtcttgcagtgaggggagggctgccccaacaatgttctgtgaggtcttgatcacccgctggagtgccttcctatcacgtgttgtacagttaccgtaccaaacagtgatggaggcggtaaggacactttccatagtgcatctgtagaagcaactcaggattgtggtggacatgccaaatttcctcagtcttctcaggaagtacagtctcctttgggacttcttcataatttgttgggtgttgtgagaccaggtgaggtcctcgctgatgtgtgtgccaaggaacttgaaggttttcaccctctccacctcagtctcatcaataaacaggggtctatgcggctccttttcccttgttcttgggtcaatgatcatctctttagtcttatctgtatcgAGAAGGaaattgttatcacgacaccaagctatgaggtccgccacctctcttctgtatgatgtttcaacaccaccagtgatcagtccgatgcctgtagtgtcatccgcaaatttaatgatgctggtgttgttctgggaggccacgcaatcataggtgaagagcgtgtagaggagtggactcagcacacacccctgtggggtcccagtgcctacaattcttgagctggatgtgcagttgtggactctgactgactggggcctgcctgtgagaaagttaaacacccagttacagagggaggggtgacaggccaagtgtgaggagcttatttgtgagtttgtgggggctgactgtattaaaagcagagctatagtctataaatagcattctgacgtatgtgtcctggccctgtaggtgagaaagggctgtgtggatggcagtgttgactgcatcatccgtggaccggttctggcgatatgcaaactgtagagggtccacagttgccgccgggatgctctttttgatgtgggtcatgactattctttcaaagcacttcataacaataggagtgagtgctatagggcgatagtcattcaagcaggtcacgttgctcttcttgggtacgggcactatggtggtggacttaaagcaggtcggtacagatgcttgtgcaagcgacaggttaaatatgtcagcaagcacatcagctagctctgatgagcaaacccgaagtgcacgtcctgagatgttgtctggccctgctgcttttcgtgggtttgttttgttcagaaccctgcgcgcatcagctgatgtcaccatgagaggtgagtcctgtgtgctccccaagtccagccaccctctctgctcatcaggagtttgggtgtcaaagcgggcatagaactcattcagctcatctggaagtgtggtttggctggacgtggctacgctactctgctgtcgatagtctgtgatgtgctggagccccgcccacatgcgccaagggtctgaggtggaatagtagccctccagcttctgtctgtactgtcttttgcaAAGCATCTCtctttttaatgagaaaaatgaaTTTGCTCTGATTGAGTGATACAAGTGAACTTTGACCCCCAGGGAACCTGAGCAGGAAGTGCACACAGGGAGGTTGGTCGGATGTCTACCCCGTCATCGCCGTCGCCTGCTCGTCCAACATCACAGACCAACCCAACGAGGTGAGATGATTTGATGCTGTGACGACCCATCATCACGtttatttgtcacatttttaaagAAATGCACAACGCTATCGCTTCAAAGTCTGAACACATCTTTGGGTTGATTCCAACATGGCCGTAGAGTAAAGCGCTAACTTCCTGTCAGCGCCCGTCATCGCCGTGTGTGTTTTAAATGAGGCGTGCGAGGGTGAAGAGGAGGCTGAAAGATGGCCGCCTGAGTAAACATTGTGGCGCTAACGGAGATTGAAGATTACTCTGACGTCACCAAATTCATTTTTATGTCAAATTGGATCCCATGATAAAttaacacacacccacacctgGCACGTGATCTTCTCCAGAAccatcaagtgtgtgtgtgagtgtgtctgAGCTTCTGTTTGCTTCCTTTGCTTCCTCCTGCAAGCTTTTCCATCTGGAAAGCGTTTAGTAGACGACCAGACGCACACTGGCTGGCTCAGAACTGCTTTAAGGTGCGGAGTGAGACGCCTGGAAGCATCTTCGTGCAAGGCGCTGGTCACATGACcgcatttaagaagaaagcatCACAACAAGACAACATGAGGGTCCAATTTAGCCACAACCATCCTCACGTTTGTTACTCAAGATAAGCAGAATcatcatgcgtgtgtgtgtgtgtgtgtgtgtgtgtgtgtgtgtgtgtgtgcatgtgtgtgtgttagtggaCGGGCCAGaaccaaacaagcaaaaaaaaaaaaagacacaatgtcTCCAAAAATGGACATCTTGAACTAAAGTGGTTCATAAAAGTGCCACAGCTGCATTCCCCGTACATTCCCCATACATGACTTTGAgagatttatttcttttcttttgccaaaatattgtcatttattaaaacattgtaacattttcTTTTAACATGAATAGTATAAAAGTAAGACGTCGTTATATTCTATTCTTTCAtcgttttattttgtttacattatttatttaaatgcatatttgtcatttaaaaacaccAATTATGCTTGgttatattattttgtattgctaatattgtattattttactgtcaacattatttttttattcacttgatttttcttcttttattgcatttttgtgtgtggttgAAATGCTAAATAGTGAAACATGCAGTTAACCAATAATAACGTGAGTAGCATTCCTAAATAtcacataagtgtaaaaagaagttaagcactgtCAATAGCAAAGCAATAAACCAGTCCGTCTTAacttcatgtgttttttaaccatttttaaatatcatacaagtgtaaaaagaagttaaactcTGTTGATAGCAAAACGATAAATCAGTCATAGCTTTACTGACCGTGCCGAGTTGAGTGGCAGATGAGCCTCACgcgtgtcgtttttttttttttttttttttttacattgacagacttacaagtgtaaaaagaagttaggcACTGCCGATCATAAACcaataaaagtcatttttgagTTGCGTGAaagattttaattaatttttttttgcatttttgacaagcgcaaaaagaagttaagctgTGGTAATGAGTAAAAGCAATAACACGGTGCAGCTCACTGTTCGTTTTTCCTGTCAATGAGGTTTGCAAGTGTCACAAAATGGCACAAAAAGCCAGAGAAAAAGCATTGATCGCTGTCTTCAGTTCTGAAGTGAGGTTTTGCTGCTgatcgtctttttttttttttttttttttgtcagctgCTTTTCTACAAGGTGGTGAAGGTTCTGTCCACTTTGGGCCACAGCTTGTCCCTCATTAGCCTGCTGACCAGCACCGTCATCATCTGTCTCTTcaggtcaacacacacacacacacacacacacacacatggagtTTATTAGTAAAGTTCAAACCAGCAGTCCATCCTGGATCATCTCCAGCTGTTCATTCGCCAACTTTTATCATGTTTACATACATTACAACATTTATCCACTTTCACTGCCTGACACATTTATAAACAACacattcctgtgtgtgtgtgtgtgtgtgtgtagaaggCTGCGCTGCATGAGGAACTACATCCATCTCAACCTGTTTGTGTCCTTCATGCTGAGGGCCGTGGCCGTACTGACCAAAGACGTTCTCCTCTTctcggaggaggaggagatcacCGACTGCAGCGTTCAACCTTCGTTGGTTGGTGACCTCATCATTTTTACACAAgcaaaaatcattttattttgaccATCAAAGCTCCCCATATGAtagtactgtattttcatttgaaatCCTGCAGAAGTGTATTGGAAGTAGTTCAGACCAGACTCAGAGCTCCGTGCTTTATTTTAACAAgcctgctccttttttttttttttttttttattaaagcgGTCCTCCGTGAAGTGGCGGGCATGTACGTCATCCACCTAGGGATGGCATGTCCATGGAGAAGGAGATTTTTCGTTCATGACTTCATGAACTTCGTAAGCGCGCGTTTGGgcgcctcttctctcagaagtggaacaaacaagtgaaggagatgatagatttgtcTCATGAACAAACTCTTTGtgcacatattactgttagaacatgaTTAAAAAGTGGCTCACGCATgctaacattttggattgaagTGAGTAAAACTCATCCTTACAGCGTATCCTGTTGCTGTCCTCGTGTTGCAGGTGGGCTGTAAGACCAGCCTGGTGTTCTTCAACTACGCCATCATGGCCAACTTCTTCTGGCTGTTGGTGGAGGCGCTCTACCTGCACACGCTGCTGCTGGTAATCCACACGTGCTCCGCCCGCCTCTTTGTCTACATGCTCATTGGCTGGGGTAAGGCCCCCTTATTTTTAGCCACCCACAACATCAAGCATGAGCTAGTCCTATTTGCTGTGTTGGTGTAGACTGGACtctattgtagctctactgcTGACCCAGTGTGCTTCTACTCCTCACATGCTGCCAAAACACGTCACTGTGAACAAAACGTGTCGTCAGTCAGGGTGCCCGAGTGTTTGCACTCAGCCGCTTAACTTCTAAACAGTCTCCTCTTTCCACCATCCATCATaaatacacgtgtgtgtgtgtgtgagacgctTCCCGCTTCCCGTGTGGCATCTTTGAGGGCTGGCAGAGTATAAACAGTCTTTATCTGCTTTAGGGATCCCCTGCGTGTTCACGGTGGCGTGGATCCTGTGTCGGATGCACCTGGATGACACCTGGTGAGTCATGGAAATGCATACTTATgccaaagtgactttttttaactcattcaatcccagatgtttttcaaaattcaaccccttcagcagCGGCCAGTttggatgattttgactgatttttcaaggcatggagaatattgtgttttatggctatataaacatggagcccaccaaaagaaagactagactcttgtctttcattggggaaaaaaaggttgtttccaccttttttcattctttagtaatcagcagtagaacatactgtaggtacgtttcaggaaaaatgaaaactgaaaaagggagaaaaacagctttttcagatacatttcaagcataactttcactttgacacagattgtttgcttttgtgacagctcaaatatctaaacaactataccacaacacaaaaaaagggttgttttacattgaaataatttacaaatataacaccatgcactatttacaattttcacatttggaacagaACTGCGTACGTGCGCGCGCCTGCATGTGttaaaaatttccctacaatgcgtaaccttccgcacgctacactcctccacgctctctcacttcctccttgctgtggagtgtgttaatacatgcaaaatagcccccagctcttatcaaatgcacttctgccaccttgtggccgtttttatggcttactcCTGCTTTAAAAgtgacctcttttattgtgctcttgtgtcatcacctctttttgcctctcacgcaaaaaaaaggtaaaagacatataaatacatgttaGGGGTCATGCGTACAGgtttataaatacgtctttggtgttgaatgagtaaATGATGTTCCAAtagtgagaaaaatctatcatctcccttgTTTGCTCCACATTTGAGAGAAGTGGCGCTCAAACTTGCTTCTGGAGTGGCGGGTTTTTATGatcgtaaaaaaaaaccctcgaaaacaggctttgctacacctcttaaaataaagcctggcgcTAAAATTCATTCAAATTCATGGCCATTGACCCACGGGTGCAGAAAAATTGTGATAAAACCGCTTGTGTTCTTGTTTCCAGGTGCTGGGAGAGGAATGAGAGTCCCATCCCCAGCAGAGTGTTGGACTGGCCCATCTTGGCGTGTGTCATCGTACGTGAGCACAACAACAATTCTATGCTATTAACTAAATTGTTTATGTTTGTGCGTCTTGACCTTTGACACTGCTTTCTGTCCTCCCACAAGATGAACTTCATCCTCTTCATCAGCATCATCCGCATCCTGGTGCAGAAGCTGCGTTGCACCGACGTGGGCGGCAACGAACAATCGCAGTACAAGTAGGCTGGCGGCCATATTGAAAAGTAGCCACTCTGAGGTCATACTGctggacttgtgtgtgtgtgtgtgtgtgtgtgtgtgtgtgtgtgtgtgtgtgtgtgtgtgtgtgtgtgtgtttaggcgTCTGGCAAAGTCCACCCTCCTGCTGATCCCCTTGTTTGGGATCAACTACGTGGTGTTTGTTCACTTGATGGAGCCCACTGATAAAACCCTGCGACAAATCAAGATCTTCTTTGAGTTGGGGCTCGGATCCTTCCAGGtgttacacgcacacacacaaacacacaccacacacacactccagttATGTACTTATTTGTGTGTGCTTCAGGGTCTTATTGTGGCGGTCCTTTACTGCTTCCTCAACAGTGAGGTGAGCCTGCGGCTTCCTCATCCTCTCCATTATCATCATCCTCGTCCTCCTAAATGTGTCCTTGTTTGCCTGCTTTTGAAGGTCCAGTGTGAgctgaggaggatgaggaggagtttGTTTCTTAGGCGTTGCGTGGGGCGGGACTACAGGCTGCACGCCGCCTCGCTCGGCCCAAACGGCGGGGGCGGCGACAACTCGGCGCCCAGGAACTCGCGAGCTCAGTCCATCCTGCAGACGGAGACCGTTTTGCTGTGATGACGCTCAGCGGAAAAAGGAAAGAACTCTttatgattatattattattattattattacaatttcaTGTGTTTGAACATGAAATATTCAGCTTGAGTTTTTATACTTTAATCATTCATTCAAGACACTTGAGGTTTCATCCAGATGTCATTTTATTGTCCATGCGTGCTATGAACTATTTTGCTACATTTGATGCGGCCAAACAATGACAGAACTGGCAAAATAAAACCGCACACTTTTCTGATCGTTGACACTGTAACATCATAAATAAAATCTGCTCTattaatgacacaaaataaCTTACATTTTGCTTATAAATAACTCAGCAattaaattaaagaaataaataactgTAAGATACTAAATATTAGGCTCAAGTAAGCGTGTGCTTCAATCTTCATGCTAGCAAAAAAGTGCTCATTTTCTTAATGGAGTTTTGAGTGGCGTCAAGGTGACGCGGAGGAAGGAGAGGGGGACACTGGGGGAGCGAATGAGGACACGAAGGGAGTGTATGAAGACGCTGTGGAAGGCGTGGAGGTGAGGATGGAGAGCAGCGTGGTTTTGGGCGGCGAGCCGGTGCTCAGCCTCTGAGCGTTGGCTTTCCTGCGAGAGCGAGAGATTGAGGAGTTAGCCTGAGGTTGAATGTgggtcatgatgatgatgatgatgatgatgatgatgggaaACTCACTCAATTGCCGCTGCCTTCTCTCGGACCCACGGGGCGCGGATGTGAACGCAGTAATAACCGCTTTTGGTATAGAAGCTGGAGGACAAACGACGTTTAGCATCGTTAGCTTCTTCCCAAATGGTGCATTTACATCATTTTTGCAACTTTTGCTTTTAAAGGCGTGTTTCGGTGTCATTAAGTTGTGTTTTCTTGTCAGCTACCGGTAGCATGCATGGGCCAGTCGGCCCTGTAATACCATTCAGTACCACAGGTGGTGACAGTGAGTCAGACAGCGTCCACACAACTAAACAGGCTATCTTTAAATTGTCTATCATAACAATGCAAACTGTTTGAAGCATTTTACAAAATGTTAATATACTATATGGAACAacctacaaccacaataatgttAAATTAGCTCATTTTGTCAGATTAGCAACTTTTTCAATGCCAGGAAGTCTTGAACTACACACTTTGCAGATTTTTCAGTTTGTCTTAGCGTCAATTTTTTGAAAGCTGAATTTGTACTCACATGACAGCGGGCACACATGGTTTGACAGGTTTCCTGATACTGTACCCCAACACTTCCTCCGTTATCTCCTCGGTGCCGACCTTAGTGCAGCATTCATGGGGCTTGATTACTGGACAGAGAAAGAACCCAAAGAAGAGTTTAGTGTGCTGGTTGAAGCTTTGAAGCGCAGAAGAACAGAAGCCGGACGTCTTCAACTTACCTCCTTGTCCACATTTGACCAGATTCACCAGCATGGCCACCACCAGCACACTCTTCTGCAGACTGACAACCTTCAGCATTTTTAAAGCAAGGGTGATGGATAAGAcagaaagaaagacagaaaatgCCAAAAGCTGAGCTTGTCTCCCTTGAGTCTTCAGAGAGGTGTGTGTGAAGTGACAAGGCTCGGAGGGACGCATTTAAAGTGTCAAAAAGCAGAAGTCGCCTTCCAGTTAGTCATCCCTCATTTTCTCTTTCCGTCCTCTCCTCTCGGTTATTCCGAATGTGTGACACGCTCGTTTGCTGGGAAATATTAAAAGTGATCAACCTCTGGGAGGCCGGAAGCTGGggtcaaatgtcttttttttaacttcattaATCAACGCGCTGATGAgtaaaagaatgaatgaaaacaccCAACTTCATCTTGTCATATCAAATGTATTTAgtagcatttttgttgtttaaaaactTGTTTTAATGCCATTACGTTTTGACGTAAGGGAAGGGAAGGAAAGTCCTTTCCCGCAATACCACTTGGTACCACAGGTACACAGGTAGGCGAGTGACAAAATCCACAATTgatacacagtaatccctcgttcatcgtggttaattggtcccaaACCCaatcataagtgaatttctgtaaaataggattccttatttacaaatggaatatttttgtagtgagagcatagaaaacctgtttatgacctgtttttaacattagagccctgtagacatgaaataacactctatagtcacctttacacccgtatgacccaatgtagtagacataatgagagtaaataagccattcaaa encodes:
- the LOC129174053 gene encoding vasoactive intestinal polypeptide receptor 2-like isoform X2, yielding MRKFTQKHTVLLLLIFLLHEADGRFPHCHFAWEMKRASDECHARLQQLTAPPSGCLGEWDNVSCWDSAAVGEVVTLPCPTPLLHLFGKNGNLSRKCTQGGWSDVYPVIAVACSSNITDQPNELLFYKVVKVLSTLGHSLSLISLLTSTVIICLFRRLRCMRNYIHLNLFVSFMLRAVAVLTKDVLLFSEEEEITDCSVQPSLVGCKTSLVFFNYAIMANFFWLLVEALYLHTLLLGSPACSRWRGSCVGCTWMTPGAGRGMRVPSPAECWTGPSWRVSS
- the LOC129174053 gene encoding vasoactive intestinal polypeptide receptor 2-like isoform X1, which produces MRKFTQKHTVLLLLIFLLHEADGRFPHCHFAWEMKRASDECHARLQQLTAPPSGCLGEWDNVSCWDSAAVGEVVTLPCPTPLLHLFGKNGNLSRKCTQGGWSDVYPVIAVACSSNITDQPNELLFYKVVKVLSTLGHSLSLISLLTSTVIICLFRRLRCMRNYIHLNLFVSFMLRAVAVLTKDVLLFSEEEEITDCSVQPSLVGCKTSLVFFNYAIMANFFWLLVEALYLHTLLLVIHTCSARLFVYMLIGWGIPCVFTVAWILCRMHLDDTWCWERNESPIPSRVLDWPILACVIMNFILFISIIRILVQKLRCTDVGGNEQSQYK